The Eremothecium gossypii ATCC 10895 chromosome IV, complete sequence genome contains a region encoding:
- the MRPL39 gene encoding mitochondrial 54S ribosomal protein bL33m (Syntenic homolog of Saccharomyces cerevisiae YML009C (MRPL39)), producing MAKTKSKTTVVRLVSTALTGFFRHVAVARGAPLVTQVRYDPVAKRRVLFREAKKRKVAERKPVSFSRYTK from the coding sequence ATGGCTAAGACTAAGAGCAAAACGACGGTGGTGAGACTCGTCTCGACTGCTCTTACTGGGTTTTTCCGGCATGTCGCTGTGGCACGAGGCGCACCGCTTGTCACACAGGTGCGGTATGATCCGGTTGCCAAGCGGCGGGTGTTGTTCCGCGAAGCCAAGAAGCGCAAGGTGGCGGAGCGCAAGCCTGTGAGCTTCAGCCGGTACACGAAATAG
- the TIF35 gene encoding translation initiation factor eIF3 core subunit g (Syntenic homolog of Saccharomyces cerevisiae YDR429C (TIF35)): protein MSEVPEPRIIENPDGSKTIISFKIDGGKKLKITQRVKEIKITEKVNKSIAERRKWAKYGAEAGSGPGPNLSTTKLAEELQLRLAPSLKEVREQDSKEKEKEKQEGEKSLYVCRTCGIPGHFTTKCPFRDILGEMSGPAEGEGGLDAAVDTAMPAASAPGKYVPPSRRAGGRDPSSDVYKDQRERDDAMTLKIMQLNENADEMTIKQKLLSPFPNVPRVAVVRNKETGRSRGIAYVTFASEKDAETALRLLHGRGFMNLILQVDWSKPKK from the coding sequence ATGTCGGAAGTACCAGAACCGCGGATTATCGAAAACCCAGATGGGTCCAAGACTATTATTTCCTTCAAGATAGATGGCGGGAAGAAGTTGAAGATCACACAGCGGGTCAAAGAGATCAAAATCACAGAAAAGGTGAACAAATCGATCGCCGAGCGGCGCAAGTGGGCCAAGTATGGGGCAGAGGCAGGCTCGGGGCCGGGTCCAAACCTGTCGACGACGAAGCTGGccgaggagctgcagctgaGACTGGCTCCATCGCTGAAGGAGGTTCGCGAACAGGACAGCaaggagaaggagaaggagaagcAGGAGGGCGAGAAGAGCTTGTATGTGTGCCGTACGTGTGGTATTCCGGGTCATTTCACGACGAAGTGTCCGTTCCGCGACATCCTGGGCGAGATGAGCGGTCCGGCCGAAGGCGAGGGCGGACTGGACGCGGCGGTGGACACCGCCATGCCTGCAGCGTCTGCGCCTGGCAAGTACGTGCCGCCTTCGCGCCGTGCGGGTGGCAGAGACCCTTCGTCGGACGTCTACAAGGACCAGCGGGAGCGCGACGATGCCATGACGCTGAAGATCATGCAGCTGAACGAAAACGCCGACGAGATGACGATCAAGCAGAAGCTTCTCTCGCCATTCCCCAACGTGCCTAGGGTGGCGGTTGTTAGGAATAAGGAGACAGGTAGATCCCGTGGTATTGCATACGTGACCTTCGCCTCGGAGAAGGACGCGGAGACCGCTTTGAGACTGCTACATGGTAGAGGTTTTATGAACTTGATTCTGCAGGTAGACTGGTCCAAGCCAAAGAAATGA